Proteins encoded by one window of Limnothrix sp. FACHB-406:
- the menD gene encoding 2-succinyl-5-enolpyruvyl-6-hydroxy-3-cyclohexene-1-carboxylic-acid synthase: MGIDFTNRNTLWASVLAETLVRVGVTEVVICPGSRSTPLTIALASHPRMTAIPILDERSGAFWALGAARRSHRPVAVVCTSGTAGANFFPAVIEARESGVPLLLLTADRPPELRDCAAGQAIDQLKLFGIYPVWQAELALPEPRLDLLAYLRQTLAQAAQRAIAAPGPVHLNVPLRDPLPPLPEPAVADALAQLRANWHDQEFFGHLQPVRRPITFSRLPWQEFWQGARQTERGLIVAGPAQPADPAAYCAAVGRLARSLGWPVLAEGLSPLRNFGALNQHLVAHYDLMLRNPHQREQLRPTMVLRLGGLPISKTLRLWLMETDAPQWVLDPGDRNLDPLHGRTRSIQGAIELWETPEPDLPPSDYLQTWLAGDRAMEITVKQALAEQPQRLESKIAWLLPQTLPDRTPIFICNSMPVRDVEYFWGINNREIQPFFNRGANGIDGSLSTAIGLAQHHQPAVMLTGDLALLHDTNGFLARRHFQGSLTILLINNNGGGIFEMLPVSQFEPPFEEFFATPQSVNFASLCESYGIEYRQITQWQQFCDSLSQLPAQGIRVLEFLCDRKRDAQWRQSFFRQLAV; the protein is encoded by the coding sequence TTGGGGATAGATTTCACGAATCGCAATACGTTGTGGGCTTCGGTGTTGGCGGAAACGCTGGTGCGGGTGGGGGTGACGGAGGTGGTGATTTGCCCAGGCTCCCGATCGACCCCGTTAACGATCGCCCTGGCCAGCCATCCGCGAATGACGGCGATTCCGATTTTGGATGAGCGATCGGGGGCATTTTGGGCCCTGGGGGCGGCCCGGCGATCGCACCGGCCGGTGGCGGTGGTTTGCACATCGGGCACGGCGGGAGCCAACTTTTTCCCGGCGGTGATTGAGGCTCGCGAAAGTGGTGTGCCCCTGTTGTTGCTCACGGCCGATCGTCCACCAGAGTTGCGCGACTGTGCGGCGGGCCAGGCGATCGATCAGCTCAAGCTCTTTGGGATTTATCCCGTTTGGCAAGCAGAATTGGCCCTGCCGGAACCTCGGTTAGACCTGTTGGCCTATTTGCGCCAAACCCTGGCCCAGGCGGCCCAACGGGCGATCGCCGCTCCGGGCCCCGTGCATCTGAATGTTCCCTTGCGGGATCCGTTGCCCCCTTTGCCGGAGCCGGCCGTGGCCGATGCCCTGGCCCAGCTACGGGCCAATTGGCATGATCAGGAGTTCTTTGGGCATTTGCAGCCGGTGCGCCGACCGATTACCTTTTCCCGGTTGCCCTGGCAGGAGTTTTGGCAAGGGGCCCGCCAAACGGAACGGGGGCTGATTGTGGCGGGGCCGGCCCAACCGGCGGATCCGGCGGCCTATTGTGCAGCGGTGGGCCGCTTGGCGCGATCGCTCGGTTGGCCCGTGTTGGCGGAGGGCCTCTCGCCGTTGCGGAATTTTGGGGCCCTGAATCAGCACTTGGTGGCCCACTACGACTTGATGTTGCGTAATCCCCACCAGCGGGAACAACTGCGACCCACGATGGTGCTGCGGCTGGGGGGCTTACCAATCAGCAAGACCCTGCGCCTGTGGTTAATGGAAACCGACGCGCCCCAATGGGTTCTAGATCCGGGCGATCGCAACCTGGATCCCCTCCATGGCCGCACACGATCGATCCAGGGGGCGATCGAACTCTGGGAAACCCCGGAACCGGACTTGCCCCCCTCCGATTATTTGCAAACTTGGCTAGCGGGCGATCGAGCCATGGAAATCACCGTGAAACAGGCTCTAGCGGAACAGCCCCAACGTCTGGAGAGCAAAATCGCCTGGTTGTTGCCGCAAACACTGCCCGATCGCACCCCCATCTTCATTTGCAACAGTATGCCCGTGCGGGATGTGGAATATTTTTGGGGCATTAACAACCGGGAAATTCAGCCCTTTTTTAATCGGGGAGCCAACGGCATCGATGGCAGTCTTTCCACCGCGATCGGCCTCGCCCAACACCATCAACCGGCCGTGATGCTCACCGGAGATTTGGCCCTGTTGCACGACACCAACGGCTTCTTAGCCCGTCGCCACTTCCAAGGCAGCCTCACCATTTTGCTGATTAACAACAACGGCGGCGGCATCTTTGAAATGCTGCCCGTTTCGCAGTTTGAACCCCCTTTTGAGGAGTTTTTTGCCACACCGCAATCGGTCAACTTTGCCAGCCTCTGCGAGAGCTATGGCATTGAGTACCGGCAAATTACCCAATGGCAGCAGTTTTGCGACTCCTTGAGCCAACTGCCCGCCCAAGGCATTCGTGTGCTGGAATTTTTGTGCGATCGCAAGCGGGATGCCCAGTGGCGACAATCTTTTTTCCGGCAGTTGGCTGTTTAG
- a CDS encoding NAD(P)H-quinone oxidoreductase subunit M, whose translation MLLKSTTRHIRIFAAELVNDDIVPSETKLTIDIDPDNEFLWSPEALQQVYRKFEELVAQSAGQDLTEYTLRRIGSDLEHFVRSLLQNGTIAYNLETRAVNYSMGLPQVSP comes from the coding sequence ATGCTACTAAAGTCCACCACCCGCCATATCCGCATCTTCGCTGCCGAGTTGGTCAATGATGACATTGTGCCCAGCGAAACGAAGCTCACGATTGATATTGATCCTGATAATGAGTTTTTGTGGAGTCCGGAGGCGCTCCAGCAGGTTTACCGCAAGTTTGAAGAGTTGGTGGCCCAGTCGGCGGGTCAAGATTTGACAGAATATACCCTGCGGCGGATTGGGTCAGATTTGGAGCATTTTGTGCGATCGCTGTTGCAAAATGGCACGATCGCCTACAACTTGGAAACCCGCGCGGTGAATTACAGCATGGGCTTGCCGCAGGTTTCGCCCTAG
- a CDS encoding histidine phosphatase family protein gives MLKLFFIRHTESIGNAAGRMMGRADDPLTDRGQTQARSLGRALAQQGAHPQTIYSSPQQRAQETAQLARSAAMAHPATGDRPRPPIITDTHLCEFDNGIFQGLTWSEARQQYPELCQKLENSWEWIPIPQSETLEAGRSRAQIFLQGLISQFIDTNPTETEPQNPDPCLWIITHHWILQHLISEILGSPRTWQISIPHGAVFELWLDQTRWQTTQELAMGLDDQQRLNHVFWQIHRFNQLLENRD, from the coding sequence ATGCTGAAACTCTTTTTTATCCGTCATACGGAGTCGATCGGGAATGCAGCGGGGCGGATGATGGGGCGAGCCGACGACCCCTTGACCGATCGGGGCCAAACCCAAGCGCGATCGCTCGGCCGGGCCCTGGCCCAACAGGGGGCCCATCCCCAAACCATTTACAGCAGCCCCCAACAACGGGCCCAAGAAACCGCCCAACTGGCGCGATCAGCCGCCATGGCCCACCCAGCCACGGGCGATCGACCCCGACCGCCGATCATCACCGACACCCACCTTTGCGAATTTGACAACGGCATTTTTCAGGGGCTGACCTGGAGCGAAGCCAGGCAACAATATCCCGAACTTTGCCAAAAACTGGAAAATTCCTGGGAATGGATCCCAATTCCGCAATCAGAAACCCTAGAAGCCGGGCGATCTCGCGCACAGATCTTTTTACAAGGTCTAATTAGCCAATTTATTGACACAAACCCCACCGAAACAGAGCCACAAAATCCCGATCCCTGCCTTTGGATCATCACCCATCACTGGATCTTGCAACACCTAATCTCAGAGATCCTCGGCTCCCCAAGAACATGGCAAATTTCCATCCCCCACGGAGCAGTTTTTGAGCTATGGCTCGATCAAACCCGCTGGCAAACTACCCAGGAACTCGCCATGGGTTTAGACGATCAACAGCGGTTGAACCATGTTTTTTGGCAAATTCACCGCTTCAATCAACTATTGGAGAACAGAGACTGA
- the remA gene encoding extracellular matrix/biofilm regulator RemA, with protein sequence MDIQLINVGFGNIVAANRIIAIVSPDSAPIRRLVTDAKDRGQLIDATYGRRTRAVIISDSGHVVLSAIQPETVANRLVVGKEPKGD encoded by the coding sequence ATGGACATTCAACTAATTAATGTTGGTTTCGGTAATATTGTGGCGGCCAACCGAATCATCGCCATTGTCAGCCCTGACTCGGCTCCGATTCGTCGCCTAGTTACTGATGCAAAAGATCGTGGTCAACTCATTGATGCCACCTATGGTCGCCGTACGAGAGCTGTGATTATTTCGGATTCGGGCCATGTGGTGTTGTCTGCGATTCAACCCGAAACCGTTGCCAATCGCTTGGTGGTTGGCAAGGAACCCAAAGGGGACTAA
- a CDS encoding hybrid sensor histidine kinase/response regulator, translating into MAIIDDRDLRELYRLSSGEHLQTLETGLLRFEQNPSDRDDFAELLRAAHTLKGDSRMLGVNHVEKLVHQVEHVLKQLQSQEISLTPLLAETLYNTLDAVKQLVQEATEELPSELPSAIDPVRVLARLMQASSGVAESELMPLEPSPLPIAQTTPASFEGNSELISEPIPESIPDPQLISDLISEQPSEPEVTPSTTPPAVSNSVPALGADRPASSVPTSPATTSPPPARSLDRPTSPVHSIHSVNPITPPSAEPYHIDTIRVATRHLDGLVDRVGELAAIERRLSHQAALLDGLVRLWEELRLLDRGQQRISDHTLATDRRRSDQQRHQLHEEFQQALYGLRERVQNANHRLEAITDDLKDRTRSLRLLPLATVFQHFPRMVRDLAQQQGKAITLVVEGGETTADKQVIEALRDPLLHLVRNAIDHGIESAAERQAAGKPACATLQLRGAQQGDRVLISLSDDGRGLDRQAIIATAVRQQLYSAEELAHWQDEQIFELILLPGFSTRLEATELSGRGVGLDAVRVCAERLKGRVIVQSKPGQGCTITLTVGTTLAATQALLVMTRDRTLAIPLEYVHETRLVPVSQITALEGRPVILLEGEPVSATDLGDLLELPGLPPGPAPDRVDVIPHACVVLVMGRDRLAVFVDRLIDVQEIMLKPQSKLLVRVRNVSGVTILGNGDVCPVLHPPDLFATLGGRTSRNSSLSTADSLSMARPPAILLVEDSIATRTQEKRILETAGYDVVTATDGMDALHKLRSRTFDAIVSDIQMPRLDGLGLTARIRQMPEYDDLPIVLVSSLNSDADKRRGAEAGANAYLTKDAFNQAALLEILRELARSP; encoded by the coding sequence ATGGCAATCATTGACGATCGGGATCTGCGGGAACTCTATCGCTTGTCCAGTGGCGAGCATCTGCAAACCCTGGAAACGGGACTGCTGCGGTTTGAACAAAATCCCAGCGATCGCGATGACTTTGCGGAACTGTTGCGGGCGGCCCACACCCTGAAGGGAGACTCGCGAATGTTGGGGGTGAACCATGTGGAAAAACTGGTTCATCAGGTGGAGCATGTGCTGAAGCAGTTGCAGAGTCAGGAAATCAGCCTCACGCCGCTGCTGGCAGAAACGCTCTACAACACTCTGGATGCGGTCAAGCAGTTGGTGCAGGAGGCGACGGAGGAGCTACCAAGTGAGCTGCCTTCTGCGATCGATCCGGTGCGGGTGTTGGCTCGGCTCATGCAGGCTAGCAGTGGGGTGGCTGAGTCGGAGTTGATGCCGCTGGAACCCAGTCCGCTCCCGATCGCCCAAACGACCCCAGCGAGTTTTGAAGGAAACTCAGAGCTAATTTCAGAGCCAATTCCAGAGTCAATTCCAGACCCCCAATTAATTTCAGACTTAATTTCAGAACAGCCCAGCGAACCGGAAGTAACCCCCTCAACAACACCGCCAGCAGTTTCTAATTCGGTTCCAGCGCTTGGAGCCGATCGCCCCGCTTCTTCAGTCCCCACTTCCCCAGCCACCACATCGCCCCCACCGGCTCGATCGCTTGATCGGCCAACCAGTCCAGTTCATTCAATCCATTCAGTTAATCCCATCACGCCCCCCAGCGCCGAGCCATACCACATCGACACGATCCGCGTTGCCACCCGCCATTTAGATGGCCTGGTCGATCGGGTGGGTGAGTTGGCGGCCATTGAGCGACGACTATCCCACCAGGCGGCCTTGCTCGATGGGTTGGTGCGGCTGTGGGAAGAATTGCGCTTGCTCGATCGGGGGCAGCAGCGGATTAGTGATCACACCCTAGCCACCGATCGTCGTCGTAGCGATCAGCAACGGCATCAACTGCACGAAGAATTTCAACAGGCCCTCTATGGCTTGCGGGAACGAGTCCAAAACGCCAACCACCGCCTGGAGGCGATCACCGATGACCTGAAGGATCGCACCCGTTCCCTGCGGTTGTTGCCCTTGGCCACGGTGTTTCAACATTTTCCGCGCATGGTGCGTGACTTGGCCCAGCAGCAGGGCAAAGCCATCACCCTGGTGGTGGAAGGGGGCGAAACCACCGCCGACAAACAGGTGATTGAGGCGCTGCGAGATCCCCTATTGCACCTGGTGCGCAATGCGATCGACCACGGCATTGAGTCGGCGGCTGAACGTCAAGCAGCCGGTAAACCCGCCTGTGCCACCTTGCAGTTGCGGGGTGCTCAACAGGGCGATCGGGTCTTGATTTCCCTCAGCGATGACGGCCGCGGCTTGGATCGTCAGGCAATTATCGCCACCGCCGTTCGTCAGCAGCTTTACAGTGCCGAAGAACTCGCCCATTGGCAGGATGAACAGATTTTTGAGCTGATTTTGTTGCCAGGATTTTCCACCCGCCTGGAAGCCACCGAGCTATCGGGACGAGGTGTGGGCCTTGATGCGGTGCGGGTTTGTGCAGAACGGCTGAAGGGGCGGGTGATCGTGCAGTCCAAGCCGGGTCAGGGTTGCACCATCACCCTCACGGTGGGAACAACCCTGGCGGCCACCCAAGCCCTGTTGGTGATGACGCGCGATCGCACCTTGGCCATTCCTTTGGAATATGTTCACGAAACGCGCCTTGTGCCGGTCAGTCAAATCACTGCCTTGGAAGGTCGCCCCGTCATTTTGCTGGAAGGGGAACCGGTTTCCGCCACCGACCTGGGGGATTTGCTGGAGTTGCCGGGATTGCCGCCGGGGCCCGCGCCCGATCGGGTCGATGTCATTCCCCATGCCTGTGTGGTGTTGGTGATGGGGCGCGATCGCCTGGCCGTGTTTGTCGATCGGCTGATTGATGTGCAAGAAATTATGCTCAAGCCCCAGAGCAAACTACTGGTGCGCGTGCGGAATGTGTCTGGGGTGACGATTTTGGGCAATGGAGACGTGTGCCCCGTGCTGCACCCGCCGGACTTGTTTGCCACCTTGGGCGGCCGCACCAGCCGCAACAGCAGCCTGAGCACGGCCGATTCCCTGAGCATGGCCCGGCCGCCAGCGATTTTGTTGGTGGAAGACTCGATCGCCACCCGTACCCAAGAAAAGCGAATTTTGGAAACCGCTGGCTACGACGTGGTGACCGCCACCGACGGAATGGATGCACTGCACAAGCTGCGATCGCGCACTTTCGACGCGATCGTCTCCGATATTCAAATGCCTCGTTTGGATGGGTTGGGGCTAACGGCGCGAATTCGTCAAATGCCCGAATACGACGACCTCCCGATCGTACTCGTATCCTCCCTGAATTCCGACGCAGACAAACGACGGGGCGCGGAAGCCGGAGCCAATGCCTACCTAACCAAGGATGCATTTAACCAAGCGGCGCTGCTGGAAATTTTGCGCGAACTGGCTCGATCGCCCTAG
- a CDS encoding methyl-accepting chemotaxis protein, translated as MNSPLKNDSHWRLRYQISLGYAMPIALSIVATTVVLNNVQSVREQQATFNRVTQVEEKIGLLGFNAQTVSRSTRGYLLDQNPVSITSFDQARRNADKAMTDLEAIVVDARQRETLGELKQDLAQLISINEKLLTIARQNPAGAIAEWKRDGGRQAIQSVERLVEILRSRQSELVDKTLKDQNDALTALSNISLLTTGLAVLGSTVLGIWIVVAVSRQMFEVSSSLAASSSEIAATVEQQERTSSAQAASVNETTATMDELSASSRQSAEQAESAAAASQRVLHLVEDGNRTVGQTLESMTEMRMQMNAIAQQISQLSSQAAQIGSITQLVTDVANQTNMLALNAAVEAVRAGEHGKGFSVVAAEIRKLADRSKESAQKIDGLVTEIQGAIDTTVMATEEGSKRVETGLTASQQTAGAFDEVARAIDMVVVSNQQISLNIRQQAIAVDQVVQAMNALNQGAKQTAEGIAQTRIGTRRLEEAARDLQEMV; from the coding sequence ATGAATTCCCCCCTCAAAAACGATAGCCACTGGCGGCTGCGGTATCAAATCTCCTTGGGATATGCCATGCCGATCGCCCTGTCGATCGTTGCCACCACCGTGGTTTTGAATAATGTGCAATCCGTTCGAGAGCAACAGGCGACTTTTAACCGAGTCACGCAAGTGGAAGAAAAAATCGGTCTGTTGGGGTTCAATGCCCAAACGGTTTCCCGGTCTACCCGAGGATACTTGCTCGATCAAAATCCCGTTTCCATTACTTCCTTTGATCAGGCGCGTCGGAACGCTGACAAAGCCATGACCGATTTGGAAGCGATCGTTGTGGATGCTCGGCAGCGGGAAACCCTGGGCGAACTGAAACAGGATTTGGCGCAATTAATTTCCATCAACGAAAAACTATTGACCATTGCTCGTCAAAATCCGGCCGGGGCGATCGCGGAATGGAAGCGGGATGGGGGTCGCCAGGCCATTCAAAGTGTTGAACGGTTGGTGGAAATTCTGCGCAGTCGGCAATCGGAATTGGTGGACAAAACCCTGAAGGATCAAAACGATGCCCTGACGGCCCTGTCGAATATTTCCCTGTTGACCACGGGGCTGGCGGTTTTGGGATCCACGGTGCTGGGGATTTGGATCGTGGTGGCGGTGAGTCGGCAAATGTTTGAAGTCAGCAGCAGCCTGGCAGCTTCATCCAGTGAAATTGCGGCCACGGTGGAGCAACAGGAACGCACTTCCAGCGCCCAAGCCGCTTCGGTGAATGAAACCACGGCCACGATGGATGAGCTGAGTGCTTCATCTCGGCAGTCGGCGGAACAGGCGGAGTCGGCGGCGGCGGCTTCCCAGCGGGTTTTGCATTTGGTGGAGGATGGCAACCGCACGGTGGGCCAAACCCTGGAGAGCATGACGGAAATGCGAATGCAAATGAATGCGATCGCCCAACAAATTTCCCAACTGAGCAGCCAGGCGGCCCAAATTGGCAGCATTACGCAGTTGGTGACGGATGTGGCCAATCAAACCAATATGTTGGCCCTGAATGCGGCGGTGGAGGCCGTGCGGGCCGGGGAACATGGCAAGGGGTTTTCGGTGGTGGCGGCGGAAATTCGCAAGCTGGCCGATCGCAGCAAGGAATCGGCCCAAAAAATTGATGGGTTGGTGACAGAAATTCAAGGGGCGATCGACACCACAGTCATGGCCACAGAAGAGGGCAGCAAGCGCGTGGAAACGGGCTTAACGGCCAGCCAGCAAACGGCGGGAGCCTTTGACGAGGTGGCCCGGGCGATCGATATGGTGGTGGTGAGTAACCAACAAATTTCGCTGAATATTCGCCAGCAGGCGATCGCCGTTGATCAAGTGGTGCAGGCCATGAACGCCTTGAACCAAGGGGCCAAGCAAACCGCCGAAGGCATTGCCCAAACCCGCATCGGCACTCGACGCTTGGAAGAGGCGGCCCGCGACCTACAAGAGATGGTTTAG
- a CDS encoding chemotaxis protein CheW, whose translation MRSSGASWFSKMGGEGGGEGFVATEQSYLIVDVMGTLCGLEAQWVEETLPLVELKPIAGLGAGYLGAIDRRGKLLPVVDLADCLGLARSPYGLSDAIVVLRSPQGVSLGLIVNEAVDLQGVMLDPDPSLLVAELSAQAREIVRDVVLLAGQPIALINSENLFTVLQRPEWHQSPLDSATDRWQTLSAMDQALLRARAVELAEADRADSDQGGQPWIVVEVGGERFGIDAAAVRELAELPVIVPLPCCPSHVLGNANLRGEIVTAIDISPWLGQERRPAVTRSLVAIVQVEDLTVGLAIDRAIETQWVSTQRLAPVPFNASTAEQLAPVNGSLDSAIVNRESAYIRGIHVDGGQATSWLDVATLLRDPSLVVNESL comes from the coding sequence ATGCGATCGAGCGGGGCTAGCTGGTTCAGCAAAATGGGCGGTGAAGGGGGCGGTGAAGGGTTTGTGGCGACTGAACAAAGCTATTTGATTGTGGATGTGATGGGAACCCTGTGCGGTTTGGAGGCCCAGTGGGTGGAGGAAACTTTGCCCCTGGTGGAGCTGAAGCCGATCGCAGGGTTGGGAGCTGGCTATTTGGGAGCGATCGACCGGCGGGGAAAACTATTGCCGGTGGTGGATCTGGCAGATTGCTTGGGCCTGGCTCGATCGCCCTATGGCCTCTCCGATGCGATTGTGGTGTTGCGATCGCCCCAGGGGGTGAGCTTGGGGCTGATTGTGAATGAGGCGGTGGATCTGCAAGGGGTGATGCTGGATCCAGACCCCAGCCTGTTGGTGGCGGAACTGTCAGCCCAGGCCCGCGAGATTGTGCGGGATGTGGTGCTTTTGGCCGGTCAGCCCATCGCCCTGATCAACAGTGAAAATCTGTTCACGGTGTTGCAACGGCCCGAATGGCACCAATCGCCCCTGGATTCTGCCACTGATCGCTGGCAAACCCTTTCCGCGATGGATCAGGCCCTGTTGCGGGCGCGGGCGGTGGAACTGGCGGAGGCCGATCGCGCCGACAGTGACCAAGGGGGGCAACCCTGGATCGTGGTGGAAGTTGGTGGCGAACGCTTTGGCATTGATGCGGCGGCCGTGCGGGAGTTGGCGGAGTTGCCGGTGATTGTGCCCCTGCCTTGCTGTCCCAGCCACGTGCTGGGGAATGCGAATCTGCGGGGCGAGATTGTGACGGCCATTGATATCAGCCCCTGGCTAGGCCAAGAGCGCCGGCCCGCCGTCACCCGATCGCTGGTGGCGATCGTGCAGGTGGAGGACTTAACGGTGGGCTTGGCGATCGATCGGGCGATCGAAACCCAATGGGTCAGCACCCAGCGTTTAGCCCCCGTTCCCTTTAACGCCAGCACCGCTGAGCAACTGGCTCCCGTCAACGGCTCCCTAGATTCAGCAATCGTCAACCGAGAAAGCGCCTACATTCGGGGCATCCATGTGGATGGGGGCCAAGCCACCAGTTGGCTGGATGTGGCCACCCTGTTGCGCGATCCGAGCTTGGTGGTTAACGAAAGTCTTTAG
- a CDS encoding protein-glutamate O-methyltransferase CheR: MPPEVIALLHELVPIIYDRYGLRLRASDLEDLTQFLHNRWRAGSPQTWATYRQLLLDRSPYGQQAWQPLINVITNTESYFFRDRGQFSLLQRQILPELILSRQGSRRLCLWSAACAGGEEPYSLAIALQGMLPAHENWQIRIFATDINEEALDRARSGRFRSWSFRAIDSTTWQTYFRPLADGWQIDPAIQRLVTFQNFNLVNDELPLTDVGKFDLILCRNVFIYFATESITRTVDLFAKALAPGGYLLTGHAELCHQPLQSFATQIYPESVIYRRRSGQATATPLPPINGLTQPYAAASNLENPLGNPLENTAGLKNGMETLHPAPLINADAQAIAIETAIANHQERPNYSRSDHLNDLTNSNHLNNSRSSNPRPTDSSPHSLQPSSPKVPVVKPLSTPYAVPKNQTEQLHNRIKQKLLQLLKHYPNSSATLYALACLHANWGASQEANQYCQQALEIEPESTEICCLLARIWEEQNQLDQAKQFLRRAVYLDRHALPPRLELASLYERIGDATAARRLYASALELLQDFAPHWPVFDHHHLTAGELSDRLKEHLAAIGAN; the protein is encoded by the coding sequence ATGCCCCCAGAGGTTATTGCGCTGCTCCATGAACTGGTTCCCATCATCTACGATCGCTATGGCCTCCGGCTGCGGGCTAGCGATCTCGAAGATTTGACCCAGTTTTTGCATAATCGTTGGCGAGCGGGCAGCCCCCAAACCTGGGCTACCTATCGTCAACTACTGTTGGATCGAAGTCCCTATGGCCAACAGGCTTGGCAACCCTTAATTAATGTCATCACCAATACGGAAAGCTATTTTTTCCGCGATCGGGGACAGTTTTCGCTCTTGCAACGGCAGATTTTGCCAGAGCTAATCCTGAGTCGGCAAGGAAGTCGGCGGCTTTGTTTGTGGAGTGCGGCTTGCGCTGGGGGCGAAGAACCCTATTCCTTGGCGATTGCTTTGCAGGGCATGTTGCCGGCCCATGAAAATTGGCAAATTCGCATTTTTGCCACGGATATTAATGAAGAAGCACTCGATCGGGCCCGATCGGGTCGTTTTCGATCGTGGTCATTCCGAGCCATTGATTCCACCACTTGGCAAACCTATTTTCGACCCCTGGCGGATGGCTGGCAAATTGACCCGGCGATTCAGCGATTGGTGACCTTTCAAAACTTCAATTTGGTGAATGATGAGTTGCCTTTAACGGATGTTGGCAAATTTGATCTAATTCTTTGTCGAAATGTTTTTATCTACTTTGCCACGGAGTCGATTACGCGAACCGTTGATCTGTTTGCCAAGGCCCTTGCTCCTGGAGGATATTTGCTCACGGGTCATGCGGAATTATGCCATCAACCGCTGCAATCTTTTGCAACTCAAATTTATCCAGAATCGGTGATCTATCGTCGGCGATCGGGACAAGCAACCGCAACCCCTTTGCCTCCAATCAATGGCTTAACCCAACCTTATGCCGCTGCCAGCAATTTAGAAAATCCCTTGGGGAATCCCTTAGAAAACACGGCGGGGCTGAAAAATGGGATGGAAACGCTTCATCCGGCTCCGCTGATCAATGCTGATGCCCAAGCGATCGCGATTGAAACGGCGATCGCCAATCATCAGGAACGGCCCAATTATTCGCGATCGGATCATTTAAATGACTTAACTAATTCCAACCATTTAAATAATTCCCGATCGAGCAATCCCCGGCCCACCGACTCATCCCCCCATTCCCTTCAGCCGTCGTCCCCCAAAGTGCCGGTGGTTAAGCCCCTTTCCACACCCTATGCCGTTCCCAAAAATCAAACAGAACAGTTACACAATCGCATCAAGCAAAAATTGTTGCAACTGCTAAAGCACTATCCCAACAGCAGCGCCACACTCTATGCACTCGCTTGCCTGCACGCCAATTGGGGAGCCAGCCAAGAAGCCAACCAATATTGTCAGCAAGCCTTGGAAATTGAGCCGGAGTCAACGGAAATTTGCTGTCTGTTGGCGCGTATTTGGGAGGAACAAAACCAGCTCGATCAAGCCAAGCAATTTTTGCGGCGGGCGGTATATTTGGATCGCCATGCCCTGCCTCCCCGACTGGAATTAGCCAGCTTATACGAACGAATTGGGGATGCCACGGCGGCGCGTCGTCTCTATGCTTCGGCGTTGGAACTGTTGCAGGATTTTGCCCCCCATTGGCCGGTGTTTGACCATCACCATTTAACGGCGGGGGAGTTGAGCGATCGCCTCAAGGAACATCTGGCCGCGATTGGTGCTAACTGA